A genomic window from Haladaptatus caseinilyticus includes:
- a CDS encoding Tfx family DNA-binding protein — protein sequence MSDEPDVDEILHRAGFCAETSVLTRRQAEVLALRERGVAQTDIADRLGTSRANVSSVEASARENVRKAHETVAFAETLQAPVRIEVEPNTDLYDVPSRVYDACDEAGVKVNHAAPELMKRISDEAGNAVEGRGVRTPLLIGVTHDGEVTVRQSSPEEF from the coding sequence ATGAGCGACGAACCGGACGTGGATGAGATACTCCACCGGGCAGGGTTTTGCGCGGAGACGAGTGTTCTCACCAGACGACAAGCAGAGGTGCTGGCACTCCGCGAGCGGGGGGTTGCACAAACCGATATCGCGGACCGTCTCGGTACCTCGCGGGCGAACGTTTCCAGCGTCGAGGCGAGTGCCCGCGAAAACGTTCGCAAAGCACACGAAACAGTGGCGTTCGCGGAAACACTCCAGGCACCGGTTCGAATCGAAGTCGAACCGAACACGGACCTGTACGACGTGCCGTCGCGTGTGTACGACGCGTGCGACGAGGCAGGTGTGAAGGTAAACCACGCCGCACCGGAGCTGATGAAACGAATCAGCGACGAGGCGGGCAACGCCGTCGAAGGACGGGGAGTCCGAACGCCCTTGCTCATCGGCGTGACGCACGACGGTGAAGTGACGGTTCGCCAATCATCCCCCGAGGAGTTTTAG
- a CDS encoding adenine nucleotide alpha hydrolase, which yields MADPKTVVSWSGGKDAAYALLELGTDSVAELLTTISENGRSSMHGVRRELYEKRAESIGLPIRFVELPLACSNEEYESRMANVMAEYESRGIDRVAFADLYLEDIRRYREYRLEKTSIDGCWPVWNPNTEEQIESFLDAGFRATVVAVDDSLLDSSFVGRELDPAFLADLPRDIDPCGKNGEFHTFVRDGPIFDSSISVEDGKTVTREVGDGEFHYCDLR from the coding sequence ATGGCGGATCCAAAGACGGTGGTGTCATGGAGCGGTGGAAAGGATGCTGCATACGCTCTCCTCGAATTGGGTACGGACAGCGTAGCTGAACTACTGACGACGATTTCGGAAAACGGACGTAGTAGTATGCACGGCGTGCGGCGGGAACTGTACGAGAAGCGAGCGGAGAGTATCGGGCTCCCAATTCGGTTCGTGGAGCTGCCACTGGCGTGTTCGAACGAGGAGTACGAATCACGGATGGCGAACGTGATGGCCGAGTATGAATCCCGTGGCATCGACCGTGTCGCCTTCGCTGACCTGTACTTGGAAGACATACGGCGGTATCGGGAATACCGGCTCGAAAAGACGAGTATTGACGGCTGCTGGCCGGTATGGAATCCGAACACGGAGGAACAAATCGAATCGTTTCTCGACGCCGGATTTCGCGCCACCGTCGTAGCAGTGGATGACTCACTGCTCGATTCCTCGTTCGTGGGCCGCGAACTTGACCCTGCTTTCCTCGCCGATTTACCCCGGGATATCGACCCGTGCGGCAAAAACGGGGAGTTCCACACGTTCGTCCGGGACGGCCCGATTTTCGACTCGTCGATATCGGTCGAAGACGGGAAGACGGTAACACGAGAGGTGGGCGACGGCGAATTTCACTACTGCGATTTGCGGTAA
- a CDS encoding mannose-1-phosphate guanylyltransferase produces the protein MTRPLVALIMAGGTGTRLYPASRSDRPKQFLSLLGDDSLLAQTVERAGFADEVFVCTAAAHADLVREHVPEAGVLVEPEPKDTGPALVYAAHRIREQIGDCVLLCMPSDHHIAGDFESTARHAVSVAVETKGVVTVGIEPTRPATGYGYIEPGTEHEDYFDVAQFREKPDAETAEQFVKDCFYWNAGLFAWTPNAFLREARDSPLEPLVTALEDGDAEHGFDTVEPVSVDYAVMERTDDTYIVPADFEWDDLGSWDALERLVPGENTVLGDALSIDATGNVVASDKHVSLVGVDDLIVVSFDDRVLVVPKEEAQRVREVVSRLRTEDAF, from the coding sequence ATGACTCGCCCGCTCGTCGCACTCATCATGGCCGGTGGAACCGGAACGCGACTATATCCGGCGAGCAGAAGCGACCGTCCCAAGCAGTTCCTCTCGCTTCTTGGAGACGACTCCCTGCTGGCCCAAACCGTCGAACGCGCCGGCTTCGCCGACGAAGTGTTCGTCTGCACTGCCGCAGCACACGCCGACCTCGTGCGCGAACACGTTCCCGAAGCCGGCGTGCTGGTCGAACCGGAACCGAAAGACACCGGCCCAGCACTCGTGTATGCGGCCCACCGAATCCGCGAACAAATCGGCGACTGTGTCCTCCTTTGCATGCCGAGTGACCACCACATCGCGGGTGATTTCGAATCCACTGCTCGCCATGCCGTATCAGTTGCAGTGGAAACGAAGGGGGTTGTCACTGTGGGAATCGAACCCACTCGCCCTGCGACAGGATACGGGTACATCGAACCCGGTACGGAGCACGAAGACTACTTTGACGTTGCTCAATTTCGAGAAAAACCCGACGCTGAAACCGCAGAGCAGTTCGTAAAGGATTGTTTCTACTGGAACGCGGGACTGTTTGCGTGGACGCCAAACGCGTTCCTGCGAGAGGCCCGCGACTCCCCACTCGAACCACTCGTTACCGCGCTCGAAGATGGCGATGCCGAACACGGATTCGACACAGTCGAACCTGTGAGTGTCGATTACGCCGTGATGGAACGAACTGACGACACATACATCGTCCCCGCCGATTTCGAGTGGGACGACCTCGGATCGTGGGACGCACTGGAACGACTCGTTCCCGGGGAAAATACAGTTCTCGGCGATGCGCTGAGTATCGACGCGACAGGGAACGTCGTCGCCAGCGACAAACACGTGAGCCTCGTCGGTGTGGATGATTTGATCGTCGTGTCGTTCGACGATCGTGTTCTCGTCGTTCCGAAGGAAGAGGCACAGCGTGTGCGCGAAGTGGTTTCGCGATTGCGTACGGAAGACGCATTCTGA
- a CDS encoding SDR family oxidoreductase, translating to MDLDIEGNTALVTASSSGLGLASAKALAREGANVVICARSEDDLADAEREIEGMGDGAVLSVPTDITDPDEIETLIEATVEEFGGLDHLVTSAGGPPSGRFLDTTERDWYAAYDLLVMSVVWLTKRAYPYLADSDAGTVVNITSTSVREAIDGLVLSNAVRRGVIGLMKTQAREFAPDVRVNAVLPGAHETPRIQELVEAALERGEYDSYEDGLADWSSDIPMNRVGDPMELGEAVAFLSSESASFITGVALPVDGGRLRS from the coding sequence ATGGACCTCGATATAGAAGGTAACACGGCGTTAGTTACGGCGAGTTCGAGTGGACTGGGACTGGCGAGCGCGAAGGCGTTAGCCCGAGAGGGAGCGAACGTCGTCATCTGTGCCCGCAGTGAAGACGATCTAGCCGACGCGGAACGGGAAATCGAGGGAATGGGCGATGGCGCTGTTCTCTCGGTGCCGACGGATATCACCGATCCGGACGAAATCGAGACACTCATCGAGGCGACCGTCGAGGAGTTCGGCGGTCTCGATCACCTCGTGACCTCGGCGGGTGGGCCACCGAGCGGGCGGTTTCTCGACACTACCGAACGCGACTGGTACGCCGCCTACGATTTGCTCGTGATGAGCGTCGTCTGGCTGACGAAGCGCGCCTATCCATACCTCGCGGACAGCGATGCGGGTACGGTGGTGAACATCACCTCCACCAGCGTTCGGGAGGCGATCGACGGTCTCGTCCTCTCGAACGCGGTACGTCGGGGAGTCATCGGATTGATGAAAACCCAAGCTCGCGAGTTTGCACCTGACGTGCGAGTCAACGCGGTTCTGCCGGGCGCGCACGAGACACCCCGAATTCAGGAACTCGTGGAGGCGGCTCTCGAACGCGGTGAGTACGACAGCTACGAAGACGGACTCGCGGACTGGTCGAGCGACATCCCGATGAATCGAGTCGGCGACCCGATGGAACTCGGGGAAGCAGTCGCCTTCCTTTCAAGCGAAAGCGCGAGTTTCATCACCGGCGTCGCGCTCCCGGTAGACGGTGGTAGGCTCCGAAGTTAA